The following are from one region of the Littorina saxatilis isolate snail1 linkage group LG4, US_GU_Lsax_2.0, whole genome shotgun sequence genome:
- the LOC138963789 gene encoding uncharacterized protein codes for MGESKMEAAKPLLTFLAVATFFFADVDAGSRCTYRRYYYPYGYSSKYCLYGCCSSRCCSGSSSNYSAGTPVFVIVAGVVGGIVALSVLVALVCCCIKTQGKSGRVVQPASQRHQVFYNRGAPNVSMVHAGGYMAPPQSQYNTYLPPGGPLSGPPPYKPYETPPPPYVYPDPAYPPGGNSNPSQPRDSGASPGFSQPTAADPFAANGGFSQPGASPNTPSGSSQPSAPPASPFDVTVGSSEPPRAGFSQPPPPGFNVGPASASGNVP; via the exons ATGGGGGAGAGCAAAATGGAGGCCGCCAAACCACTGCTTACCTTCCTTGCTGTGGCGACTTTCTTCTTTGCTG ATGTTGACGCTGGGTCGAGGTGTACCTACAGACGCTATTATTACCCTTACGGTTACTCCAGCAAGTACTGTCTGTACGGATGTTGTAGCTCTCGCTGCTGCTCCGGCTCATCTAGCaa TTACAGCGCTGGCACTCCAGTGTTTGTGATCGTGGCGGGTGTGGTTGGTGGCATCGTGGCGCTGTCTGTGCTGGTGGCTCTGGTGTGTTGCTGCATCAAGACACAGGGAAAGTCTGGCCGCGTCGTGCAACCAGCCTCACAGAGACATCAGGTGTTTTACAACAGAGGGGCCCCCAACGTCTCTATGGTTCATGCAG GAGGCTACATGGCTCCTCCCCAGTCTCAGTACAACACTTACCTTCCCCCAGGGGGCCCCCTCTCCGGCCCCCCTCCCTACAAACCCTACGAGACGCCACCCCCACCCTACGTCTACCCCGACCCTGCTTACCCTCCCGGGGGTAACTCCAACCCTAGCCAGCCCCGAGATTCTGGAGCCAGCCCTGGTTTTAGCCAGCCCACAGCAGCCGACCCCTTTGCTGCAAACGGTGGTTTTAGCCAGCCTGGAGCTTCCCCCAACACTCCGTCTGGCTCCAGCCAGCCCTCTGCTCCTCCAGCCAGCCCTTTTGATGTGACGGTTGGCTCTAGCGAGCCTCCTCGCGCAGGGTTTAGCCAGCCACCGCCTCCGGGGTTTAATGTGGGGCCGGCTTCCGCTAGTGGAAATGTTCCATGA